The sequence CTGCCGGCGGCATGATCGCCGGGTCCAGCGGCGTATGCGGCACATCAAGCCCAAGCCGGCGCAGGCCGGCCATGGCAAGGATGATGACATCATATCGACCTTCGGCAAGCGCAGCCAGCCGCGTATTGACATTGCCACGAAGCAGTTCGATCCGCAGGTCCGGCCTGTGGTGACGCAGCAGCGCCTGACGCCGGACCGATGCCGTGCCGACCACCGCGCCTTCGGGAAGCGAGTCGATCGTCTCGAAAGGCCCGATCAGCGCGTCGCGCCTGTCCTCGCGCGGCAGCACCGCCGCAATGGTGGTGCCCTCGGCAAAGACCGTTTCCATATCCTTCATCGAATGAACGGCAGCGTCACAATGTCCGGCAAGCAGCTGATGCTCCAGCTCCTTGACAAACAGCCCCTTGCCACCCGCATCGGCAAGCGAACGGTCGAGGATCCGATCACCGCGCGTTGTCAGTGACAGAATGTCTGTCGCCAGCGGTGCCAGGCGTTCGCGGACGATATCGGATTGCGCCAGCGCCAAGGCCGACGCACGGCTTCCCAGAATGAGCGGATGCGCGGCAAAGATATCGGACAATTGGGTCATAGCCGCCTGTAATAATGCCCGGTCGCCACAGTTGCAAAATAAAAAGCCACCAGCCAGGGGACTTATCAACCCGGCGGCGATGCCTTATGCTCGAACCGCAATCCCAAGATATGGACGCCGCCTGATGAATGACCCCTTCCTGATGCTCGGCATCGAGAGCAGCTGCGATGAAACAGCGGCCGCCATCGTGACCGAAGATGGAAACATCCTTGCCAGCGAGGTGGCTTCGCAGATGGACATCCATGCCGCACATGGGGGTGTGGTGCCGGAAATCGCGGCGCGGGCGCATCTCGACGCCATCGATCTGGTGATCGCCTCGGCACTTGCCAGCGCCGGAATCGACATTGATGCCATCGGCGGGGTGGCGGCAACAGGGGGACCGGGACTGATTGGCGGGGTCGTTGTGGGAACGGTGACGGCAAAGGCCATCGCCACGGCACGGAACATTCCCTATTACGCCGTGAATCATCTTGAAGGCCACGCGCTCAGCCCACGTCTGGTCGCGCCTGTCGCCTTTCCCTATCTGCTGTTGCTTGTGTCGGGCGGCCATACCCAGCTTCTGGCCGTTCATGGACCCGGTGCCTATGAACGCTATGGCACAACGATGGATGATGCCGCCGGCGAGGCGTTTGACAAAAGTGCCAAGATCATGGGGCTTGGCTATCCCGGCGGTCCGGCAATCGAACGCCTTGCCGCCGATGGCGATGCTGGAAAGATCAGACTGCCGCGGCCACTCAAGGGGGCCGATCACTGTCACTTCTCGTTTTCCGGGCTGAAGACGGCGGTGGCGACGCGGCATGCGGCGCTGACGACAGATGGTGACAGGTCCGCATTGGCCGATCTGGCAGCATCGCTTCAGGCCTCGATTGCCGACTGCCTTGCCGACCGGGCACGCTGGGCCATGGACAGGTTTGCCGGCGCATATGGCCCGTCAACACTGGTCATTGCCGGTGGCGTTGCCGCCAACAGGGCGATCTTCGACAGGCTGGAAACCGAGGCCACCGATGCCGGATTCAATCTTGTCGTGCCACCAGCCTGGCTTTGTACCGACAATGCCGCGATGATCGCCTGGGCAGCGCTTGAGAGACGGCAGAGCCCGGACGGGCTGAGCTTTGCGCCGCGACCACGCTGGCCGCTTGACCCTGATGCCGCACCGCCGCCCGGTCGCGGGGTGCGGGCATGATCCGCGCCGCTGTCATTGGCGGTGGCAGCTGGGGGACCGCGCTTGCACATGCGCTACGCTGTGGCACGGCGATGCCAACCCTGCTGGTGCGCAATCAGGACAGCGCCGCATTACTGGCAGACGGGCGCTGTCGACAGCTTGCCGATCTTCCTGCGGTTGACGGATTTGACGCCACCACCAACCCGGAAATCCTGTCAACGGCCGAGATGACCCTTGTCGTTGTGCCGGTTGCCGCGACCCGCGCCAGCCTGAGTCTGATTGCGGCCCATGCACCGACCATGGCGCCGGTTGTACTATGCGCCAAAGGCCTGGTGATGGATGGCGACACGCCGATGCTGGTATCCGAACTCGCCGCACAGATGCTGCCTGACACCCCGCATGTGATCCTGTCCGGCCCGACATTTGCCGACGAGGTGATGCAGGGGCTTCCCGCCGCCATCACGGCGGCAAGCACGGACAGACAGGCCATTGACACCGTCCAGCAAGCCTTTGCCGGAAGCCATCTTCGCGTCTATGGCAATCTTGATCCAATCGGTGTTGCCATTGGCGGGGCGATGAAGAATGTGATTGCCATTGCCGCCGGTTGCGCTGCCGGCCTTGGTCTTGGCGACAATGCACGCGCAGCCCTGATCACGCGCGGCCTTGCCGAAATGGCGCGCTTTGCCGTCGCCGCCGGTGCGCAGCCCGACACCATTTACGGCCTGTCCGGGGCCGGTGACCTGGCCCTGACCTGTGCCGGGCCCCATTCGCGCAACATGGCCTACGGGCTGGCTCTTGGGCGCGGCGAGACCCCGTCGGACCGGCTGGCCGAAGGACGCCATAGTGTGGCGGCACTGGCGGCACGCGGCATCGAGCTTGGCGTTGAGCTTCCCATTACCATGGGTGTTGACAGTGTGATCAATCAGGATGCCGACCTGCGTCAGGTTGTGGCCAGCCTGCTGGCGCGCCGGGTCGGGGTTGAATAGCCGGCGTTGAATAGTCGGCGTTGAATAGCTGGCGACACACCTTACCTCGACAGATAATGATCCCGGCACGATCACGGAAAGGCAGGGCAGGATGAATTACTGGCTGATGAAATCGGAACCTTCAACCTGGTCATGGGATGACCAGCAGGCCAAGGGCGACGAGGGCGAAGGATGGGACGGCGTGCGCAATTATCAGGCGTCGAACAATATGAAAGCGATGGAAATCGGCGATCTGGCGTTCTTCTATCATTCGGTGAATGAAAAGCAGATCGTCGGCATTGTCGAGGTGATCAGGCTCTATCATCCCGATCCGACAGACGCCAGTGGCCGGTTCGGCATGGTCACGGTGAAAGCCGTGAAAGGCATGACAAGACCTGTCACACTTGCCGAAATCAAGGCTGATGAACGTCTTGCCGATATGGCGCTTGTGCGCCAGTCACGCCTGTCGGTGACACCCGTCACAGCAGCGCAGTGGGACATGCTGATGGCGATGGGGAACACAACCCTGTGACCACAGATCAGCTGTCGGACGAGGTTTCGCGTCGAATGAAATAGAGATTCCGCAGATAGATGAACAGGCCCAGACCCTGACCACATATGATCACCGGATCCTGTCGCCAGATGGCATAGAGAAGCAGCACCGCACCACCGCCGATCGAGAAGTACCAGAACGCGATCGGGATTACCGACTTGGCCTGTTTTTCCGAAGACAGCCACTGAATGATAAAGCGCATCGCGAACAGACCCTGCCCGGCAAAACCGACAATGATCATGATGCGTTCGGGATTTGTAACCAGGCTGTCGGGCAGAAAAGGCAGCAATGTGACAAGAACGCTGGCAAAGGCGCGCGCGCCTGCCTCGATTTGCGATGACAGAAAGGCGATCATGCGCCGGCTCCCCTTTTGCTGGCCGTCCGGCCCGTGGTCTTGCCGGCCTTGCTGACGGTATTCCGGCCAACTGTGATCTCGGTCACCTCACCTTGACGCGGCGCGCGGCGCAGCAGCCAGATCACACCGACAATATCACTGATCCCGACAACAAGCCGATCCAGAATGCGGTATTTGGAACTGCCACGAAGTCGTGGACGATGCGCCACCTCGACACCGACAACCACCCCATTATGCCGCCGCACCAGACTGGGCATGAACCGGTGCATATGGTTGAAGAAGGGAAGCTGCAGGAACAGCGAGCGGTGCAATATCTTGATGCCACATCCACTGTCGGGATGCGTATCGGCCAGCAGACTGCGCCGGATCCAACGCGCGGCCCGTGATGCCAGCAGCCGCATCGCGCTGTCCTGTCTGCGGGCCCTGATCCCGGCCGCCATGCCGACCCGGCCTGTCCGGTCGGTTTCAGCCAACAGCGCCGCCTCGAGCGCCGGCAGGTCGGCCGGAACATTCTGGCCATCACCATCAAGGACCCCGATCAGATGTCCACGCGCCGCCAGCAGCGCCGATCTGATAGCCGCACTCTGTCCAGCGCGGGACTGGTGGCGCAGCACGCGAAGTTCGGGTATGTCGGCCGCACACTCGGCCAGTTCAGCAGGGCTGTCATCGGTGCTGGCATCATCGACATAGATGATCTCGAAGCGGCGCCCTGCCAGCGCGGCACCGATTTCCTCGATCAGCGGACGGATATTTCCAGCCTCATTCATGACCGGCACGAGAATCGAAATCTCGATCGCGGATGGTGATGTGGCGGCAGCCTTGGTTCGGGTCATTAAGACAAACTCGGCAGAGACAGAAACAACCGCGGCGGAAACAACCGCGACAGACATAATT is a genomic window of Alphaproteobacteria bacterium LSUCC0719 containing:
- the hemC gene encoding hydroxymethylbilane synthase, with the translated sequence MTQLSDIFAAHPLILGSRASALALAQSDIVRERLAPLATDILSLTTRGDRILDRSLADAGGKGLFVKELEHQLLAGHCDAAVHSMKDMETVFAEGTTIAAVLPREDRRDALIGPFETIDSLPEGAVVGTASVRRQALLRHHRPDLRIELLRGNVNTRLAALAEGRYDVIILAMAGLRRLGLDVPHTPLDPAIMPPAAAQGALAIQIRDGDSDRDRAVAHAIAGLNCAQATAEVTAERALLAYLDGSCHTPIAASATLDDGGMLNLDGMVLRPDGTAAHRGSEVAPQQDAVALGRQLGARLLEAAGGRDFLA
- the tsaD gene encoding tRNA (adenosine(37)-N6)-threonylcarbamoyltransferase complex transferase subunit TsaD, translating into MNDPFLMLGIESSCDETAAAIVTEDGNILASEVASQMDIHAAHGGVVPEIAARAHLDAIDLVIASALASAGIDIDAIGGVAATGGPGLIGGVVVGTVTAKAIATARNIPYYAVNHLEGHALSPRLVAPVAFPYLLLLVSGGHTQLLAVHGPGAYERYGTTMDDAAGEAFDKSAKIMGLGYPGGPAIERLAADGDAGKIRLPRPLKGADHCHFSFSGLKTAVATRHAALTTDGDRSALADLAASLQASIADCLADRARWAMDRFAGAYGPSTLVIAGGVAANRAIFDRLETEATDAGFNLVVPPAWLCTDNAAMIAWAALERRQSPDGLSFAPRPRWPLDPDAAPPPGRGVRA
- a CDS encoding NAD(P)H-dependent glycerol-3-phosphate dehydrogenase, with protein sequence MIRAAVIGGGSWGTALAHALRCGTAMPTLLVRNQDSAALLADGRCRQLADLPAVDGFDATTNPEILSTAEMTLVVVPVAATRASLSLIAAHAPTMAPVVLCAKGLVMDGDTPMLVSELAAQMLPDTPHVILSGPTFADEVMQGLPAAITAASTDRQAIDTVQQAFAGSHLRVYGNLDPIGVAIGGAMKNVIAIAAGCAAGLGLGDNARAALITRGLAEMARFAVAAGAQPDTIYGLSGAGDLALTCAGPHSRNMAYGLALGRGETPSDRLAEGRHSVAALAARGIELGVELPITMGVDSVINQDADLRQVVASLLARRVGVE
- a CDS encoding EVE domain-containing protein, giving the protein MNYWLMKSEPSTWSWDDQQAKGDEGEGWDGVRNYQASNNMKAMEIGDLAFFYHSVNEKQIVGIVEVIRLYHPDPTDASGRFGMVTVKAVKGMTRPVTLAEIKADERLADMALVRQSRLSVTPVTAAQWDMLMAMGNTTL
- a CDS encoding lipid-A-disaccharide synthase N-terminal domain-containing protein; this encodes MIAFLSSQIEAGARAFASVLVTLLPFLPDSLVTNPERIMIIVGFAGQGLFAMRFIIQWLSSEKQAKSVIPIAFWYFSIGGGAVLLLYAIWRQDPVIICGQGLGLFIYLRNLYFIRRETSSDS
- a CDS encoding glycosyltransferase, with the translated sequence MTRTKAAATSPSAIEISILVPVMNEAGNIRPLIEEIGAALAGRRFEIIYVDDASTDDSPAELAECAADIPELRVLRHQSRAGQSAAIRSALLAARGHLIGVLDGDGQNVPADLPALEAALLAETDRTGRVGMAAGIRARRQDSAMRLLASRAARWIRRSLLADTHPDSGCGIKILHRSLFLQLPFFNHMHRFMPSLVRRHNGVVVGVEVAHRPRLRGSSKYRILDRLVVGISDIVGVIWLLRRAPRQGEVTEITVGRNTVSKAGKTTGRTASKRGAGA